A single region of the Silene latifolia isolate original U9 population chromosome 8, ASM4854445v1, whole genome shotgun sequence genome encodes:
- the LOC141597252 gene encoding ATP-dependent 6-phosphofructokinase 6-like translates to MEPKIITGDAGYVLDDVPHFDDYLPNLPTYTNPLQYNPSYSVVKQYFVDYDDTVVQSAVQHKDGPRGTHFRRQGPRQKVYFEPDEVTACIVTCGGLCPGLNTVIREIVCGLDYMYGAKRILGIEGGYKGFYSKNTITLTPKSVDHIHKRGGTILGTSRGGYVTSKIVDSIQDRGINQVYIIGGDGTQKGASVIYQEVRKRGLKCSVVGIPKTIDNDIPVIDKSFGFDTAVEEAQRAINAAHVEAESVENGIGLVKLMGRDSGYIAMQSTLASRDVDCCLIPESPFFLEGPGGLFEFIEKRLRSNGHMVIVIAEGAGEKLEERDASGNKIFKDVGLWMSHMIREHFAKPDKINVTLKYIDPTYMIRAVPANASDNVYCTILAQSAVHGAMAGYTGFTVGPVNGRECYIPFYRITGQQHKVVITDRMWARLLSSTNQPCFMDPKNAVIPPKQDAMSLPASSSDQQKENDETKSIPQAVTKLGEKSVSILENGSVGLQNSLSNGFSNHS, encoded by the exons ATGGAGCCTAAGATTATCACTGGAGATGCTGGTTATGTCCTTGACGATGTCCCTCACTTTGATGATTATCTCCCTAATCTTCCT ACATACACAAATCCATTACAGTACAATCCTTCATATTCAGTTGTCAA GCAATATTTTGTTGATTATGATGACACAGTTGTGCAAAGT GCTGTTCAACATAAAGATGGTCCAAGAGGCACACATTTCCGTCGACAAGGTCCTCGCCAAAAG GTGTACTTTGAGCCAGATGAAGTTACAGCTTGTATTGTCACATGTGGTGGACTTTGCCCGGGGCTCAATACCGTGATTAGAGAAATAGTTTGTGGGTTGGATTACATGTATGGTGCTAAGAGAATCCTCGGGATTGAG GGAGGGTATAAAGGGTTCTATTCGAAAAATACAATTACATTGACTCCTAAATCAGTGGATCACATCCATAAACGGGGCGGTACTATTCTTGGGACATCGAGAGGTGGCTATGTGACATCGAAGATTGTCGACAGCATTCAAGACCGAGGAATCAATCAG GTGTACATAATCGGAGGAGACGGGACACAAAAGGGTGCATCAGTAATTTATCAG GAAGTTCGAAAGCGAGGACTCAAGTGTTCAGTCGTTGGTATTCCAAAGACAATTGACAATGACATTCCG GTTATTGACAAATCGTTTGGGTTTGACACGGCTGTGGAGGAGGCACAGCGTGCTATCAATGCAGCTCATGTTGAAGCTGAAAGTGTCGAGAATGGAATCGGTCTTGTTAAGTTAATGGGTCGTGATAGTG GATACATCGCAATGCAATCAACCCTTGCCAGCCGAGATGTTGACTGCTGTTTGATCCCCGAATCACCCTTCTTTCTAGAAGGACCAGGTGGGCTCTTTGAGTTTATCGAGAAACGACTCAGAAGCAACGGACACATGGTTATTGTCATAGCCGAAGGAGCCGGTGAGAAGTTAGAAGAAAGAGATGCTTCTGGAAACAAGATTTTCAAAGATGTTGGTCTATGGATGTCTCACATGATCAGG GAACACTTCGCAAAACCAGACAAGATAAACGTAACTCTCAAATACATTG ATCCTACATATATGATCCGAGCTGTTCCTGCAAATGCATCAGATAATGTTTACTGTACAATTCTTGCTCAAAGTGCAGTTCATGGTGCTATGGCAGGCTACACGGGGTTTACTGTTGGACCTGTCAATGGCAGGGAATGCTACATACCTTTCTAT CGCATCACCGGACAACAACACAAGGTTGTGATAACAGATCGTATGTGGGCGCGGCTCTTATCATCAACCAATCAGCCGTGCTTCATGGATCCCAAGAATGCTGTCATTCCCCCAAAACAGGATGCAATGTCTCTACCCGCGTCTTCATCTGATCAGCAAAAAGAGAATGACGAGACCAAGTCAATTCCTCAGGCAGTCACGAAACTAGGGGAAAAATCTGTGTCAATCTTAGAGAATGGTAGCGTAGGCCTTCAAAATTCGTTGTCTAATGGGTTTTCCAACCATTCCTAG
- the LOC141597251 gene encoding AP-4 complex subunit sigma-like, which translates to MTIRFVLMVNKQGQTRLAQYYEYLTIDQRRALEGEIVRKCLARTEQQCSFVEHRNYKIVYRRYASLFFLVGVDNDENELAILEFIHLLVETMDRHFGNVCELDIMFHLEKAHFMLEEMVMNGCIIETNKSNILAPIQLMDKSS; encoded by the exons atgacaataaGGTTTGTATTAATGGTGAACAAACAAGGGCAAACACGATTAGCTCAATATTATGAGTACCTTACTATTGATCAACGTCGTGCTCTTGAAGGTGAAATCGTTCGTAAATGCCTTGCTCGTACTGAACAACAG TGTTCATTCGTTGAGCATCGGAACTACAAGATTGTATATAGGCGTTATGCTTCTCTATTTTTCTTGGTGGGAGTCGATAATGACGAG AATGAGCTGGCAATTTTGGAGTTCATACACCTATTAGTGGAAACTATGGATCGACACTTTGGCAACGTG TGTGAGCTCGATATAATGTTCCATCTAGAAAAAGCTCATTTCATGTTGGAGGAGATGGTGATGAATGGATGTATCATCGAGACCAACAAATCTAACATCTTGGCTCCTATACAGTTGATGGACAAGTCATCTTGA